One Prunus dulcis chromosome 8, ALMONDv2, whole genome shotgun sequence DNA window includes the following coding sequences:
- the LOC117638344 gene encoding uncharacterized protein LOC117638344 translates to MNSKHFTTVGGKRRKHVHLDMPEAFIPESAWFQVMLYVATQSSEDLFRMASVCPLFQTLANSPQVGNTISMAKYPYHPIWYRARPAVQHFLEQCRACDNPESIFREAFDIFFRHGKVEALYGMRIAATAGHMEAAYVVGLLGMSGIGQSKEDALQFLCSLNQRNNIDMKGTRDALTRRLNTACVAKHIVDMFDYGKIKFNRCSACNNNEWLVDVVQTIPGGTLFPMCGMNLAFNRELIGPAMYFGLMGIGEPIGRYGDMWAG, encoded by the exons ATGAATTCGAAACACTTCACTACAGtcggaggaaagagaaggaagcatGTCCATTTGGATATGCCCGAAGCCTTCATCCCGGAGTCCGCTTGGTTTCAAGTGATGTTATACGTGGCAACCCAATCATCGGAAGATCTCTTCCGTATGGCATCTGTGTGCCCATTGTTCCAAACTTTGGCAAACAGTCCACAAGTGGGGAACACCATTTCAATGGCAAAGTACCCATACCATCCTATCTGGTACCGTGCCAGACCTGCGGTCCAGCATTTCTTGGAACAATGCAGGGCTTGCGATAACCCTGAGTCCATATTTAGAGAAGCATTCGATATTTTTTTCAGGCACGGTAAGGTGGAAGCGTTGTATGGGATGCGCATTGCAGCCACGGCAGGCCATATGGAAGCGGCTTATGTAGTTGGACTACTTGGTATGTCCGGAATTGGTCAGTCAAAAGAGGATGCATTACAATTCTTGTGTTCTTTGAATCAACGTAACAACATTGATATGAAAGGAACCAGGGATGCTTTGACACGAAGATTAAACACAGCATGTGTTGCAAAACATATCGTAGATATGTTTGACTATGGGAAGATTAAGTTTAATCGCTGCAGCGCTTGTAACAACAATGAATg GTTAGTTGATGTAGTTCAGACCATACCTGGGGGAACTCTATTTCCTATGTGTGGTATGAACTTGGCATTCAACCGTGAACTGATTGGACCAGCAATGTACTTTGGACTCATGGGTATTGGTGAGCCAATTGGAAGATATGGTGATATGTGGGCTGGCTAG